From Mus pahari chromosome 20, PAHARI_EIJ_v1.1, whole genome shotgun sequence, the proteins below share one genomic window:
- the Psmd7 gene encoding 26S proteasome non-ATPase regulatory subunit 7 gives MPELAVQKVVVHPLVLLSVVDHFNRIGKVGNQKRVVGVLLGSWQKKVLDVSNSFAVPFDEDDKDDSVWFLDHDYLENMYGMFKKVNARERIVGWYHTGPKLHKNDIAINELMKRYCPNSVLVIIDVKPKDLGLPTEAYISVEEVHDDGTPTSKTFEHVTSEIGAEEAEEVGVEHLLRDIKDTTVGTLSQRITNQVHGLKGLNSKLLDIRSYLEKVASGKLPINHQIIYQLQDVFNLLPDASLQEFVKAFYLKTNDQMVVVYLASLIRSVVALHNLINNKIANRDAEKKEGQEKEESKKERKDDKEKEKSDAKKEEKKEKK, from the exons ATGCCGGAGCTGGCGGTCCAGAAGGTGGTGGTCCACCCCCTGGTGCTGCTCAGTGTGGTGGATCATTTCAACCG AATTGGCAAGGTTGGAAACCAGAAGCGGGTAGTTGGTGTGCTTTTAGGATCATGGCAAAAGAAAGTACTTGATGTGTCCAACAGTTTTGCAG tACCTTTTGATGAAGATGACAAAGATGATTCTGTCTGGTTTTTAGACCATGATTATTTGGAAAACATGTATGGGATGTTTAAGAAGGTCAATG CCAGAGAAAGAATAGTTGGGTGGTACCACACCGGCCCCAAACTGCACAAGAACGATATCGCCATCAACGAGCTCATGAAGAGATACTGCCCCAACTCA GTGTTGGTCATTATCGACGTGAAGCCAAAGGACCTGGGACTCCCCACCGAAGCCTACATCTCAGTGGAGGAAGTTCATGAC GATGGGACGCCAACATCAAAAACTTTTGAGCATGTGACGAGTGAGATTGGAgcagaggaagctgaggaagtCGGAGTGGAACACTTACTAAG AGACATCAAGGACACTACCGTGGGGACTCTCTCCCAGCGGATCACAAACCAGGTCCATGGCTTGAAGGGACTTAACTCCAAGCTCCTGGATATCAGGAGCTACCTGGAGAAGGTAGCCAGTGGTAAGCTGCCCATCAACCACCAGATCATATACCAGCTGCAGGACGTCTTCAACCTGCTGCCGGACGCCAGCCTGCAGGAGTTCGTCAAGGccttctacctgaagaccaatGACCAGATGGTGGTGGTGTACCTGGCCTCGCTGATCCGCTCTGTGGTCGCCTTGCATAACCTCATCAACAACAAGATTGCCAACCGGGATGCggagaagaaggagggacaggaaaaggaagagagcaagaaggagagaaaagacgacaaagagaaggagaagagtgacgcgaagaaagaagagaagaaggagaaaaagtaa